The following DNA comes from Paenibacillus crassostreae.
TTATTAACCCCAGAAGCTAGTGTATCTGAATCTCGCTTCGGATCGTTGCTATACCAGACCTCTCCGTTTTGTTTGTGGAGAACAGCAATCGCTCCCGTCTGATCGTCAATAAATAATTGCAACTGATCATTTTGTACGATGCCCTTCATGCCTTGAACGCGTGAATCAGTAAAAGAACTACTCACGCTATTTCCTTGGATGAATACTGTCTCTCCTAGCTCACTTGTGGAGCTTATATTGGAGCTATTAGTTGCTGAGCATCCAACAAGAGTAGACCCCGTTAAAATAATCGCAATGATTGTTTTAACAAATCTCATTTCTATCCCTCCTTTCCTAATTCCTCATGACAATTTCTTGATAAATAACGGATACGAAAGATATAATCTGCTGCACCAAGCTGAAAAATAATAAACAAAGGAAAGCCATGAATCCCATTGCTACAACCGTCAAAAGCATCGTTACAATTGCCTTGAAGGGTGTATATTGATGTATGGTCATATTCCCTACAAACAAAAGGAATACAAACCATAAAACAGCAAAACTTGTTGAAAAGTAATAAAAGGTTGTCTCTTCCAACGCGATCACATTACTCAGCCAAATCCATGGAAAATTGATAATGACAAGTGGAATCAATGCAAAACATGTTGAATTGAATATTTCAACAAATTTACCTTCACCATCCATTAACGTTGTAAGTGACCAATTAGCAATACTCCAAAATAATACAGGTACAACGACATATACAATCTCCATGATGCTGTTCATGCCTTTGGGATTGTAGATATGAACTAGAAAGCCACTGTATTGACTGTGTAAAATATTTGTTATAACTAATAAGAACAACACAACAAATGAAATGAATAAATTATCCTTTTTGTTGTTCTCGTATTTTAGGTCCCAAAAGCCGTTAAAGGGATGGGTAATGAGATTAAATGGGTATTTAATCAGCTCTTTACTCCATGTTGACAATCTTCCTTCCTCCCTTCGTTTTGCGCACCTTGCTCCATATAAATGTTATGAATACCAACAAGACAATACACGTCATAATTATTGGAAAGTATCCTCGAAGCACTTCTTTACGATGCAGAAGGAACGCTTTTGAATAGCCCTTCTGGTCTATACTCTCTTTGAAATATGTCATCGCTCCGTCATAATCTCCTTGACGTATAAGCGATTTCCCAATACCTGAATAAGCAAACTCTAAGTTCGCATTCATATTAATCGTTTCATTATAAAGCTTATAAGCGGCTTCCTCATCGCCACGATAGTAGCTTCTAACCGCTTCATTCAAGGTCCGTCCATAAGCTGTTGTTCGGAAAATTGTTATCTCCCCAAGCGCCTTATCCAGCACCAGGAAATCATCTCCCACTCGAGCAATCGCTACTGGAGCAACAAATTCCCCTAATTGATTACCTAATCCTCCGAATACATACATTAAGTGTCCGTCGCCATTATAAGTGAATATACGACCACGCTTGGAATCGAGGGCGGAGTATATCTCGCTATTCGTAACGTCAATATCGATCATCCGAGAGGGACCAACATCTGAGCTGTAGGAAATGTCCCCACTAGGTAGAAAATATCCTTCTTCCCGTAAAATATTGTTACCTTGCGCATTTAACTTCTTAATATTGTCATTCTCTTGCCCATTTGTTGCATAAATGAATCCTTCATCATTAATGTCCAGATTCGTAAACTCCATCGGTGTAAACTGAACCATCTGACTACGCTGTTCTTTCGTTGATAGCGTTTTCCATAAATATTCGATTGGATCAATAGTGACACGGTTAGCACCAATAAACGTTGTGAATTCGCCATCAGCATTAAATTCCATGAAACCATCAAACACCCCAGTAGCCATCACGTAGATACGCTTCGCATTATCTACGACGATCCGGACAGGTAGAAATTCAAAATTTTCTTGCAATAGTTCTGATTGCGGAGATTCCACAACTTTCATAAGCTCAAAATTCTGATTAAGATGAACCACTCGTTTATTGCCTGTATCTGCAATGTATATATGCTTATCTTCCGTCACAAAAATACCTTGTGGTTTAGAAAAGATCTCCTGTTGTCCATCCTTTAAGAAGGAGTCAATAATGTCCAATACTTTGTACTGATCATCTAATATAACTACTCGTGAGTTTCCTGAATCCAACACATAGATGTGATGATCTAACGTAACATGAAGATCACTTGGCTCGTTGAAGATTCCAACATTTAGACTATTCCCATCCATTAGTGCTGTTGCTTGATAAGGGGCTGGAGAACCAACTGTATTTCCCCAGTATGAATAGTTATAGGAATCTGAATCGCTTTCCGCTTGAACCAGAGTTCCTCCAAAACTCATAGACAAGAAACAGCAAAGTACTAATAACAGGTAGCATTTATTTTTTTTATTCCATTTCAACATTGTGCATGGCTCCTTTCTACTCTTTCATCCCTGATGTCGCCATCGTTTGAATGACGCTGCTTTGCGAGATGACAAATAGCGTGATTGGAACAACCATTAGAATTAGTGCAACTGCTGCTCCAACACCTGCACGTGCAATTCCCCCTTGAATAATCTGACCAAGTGCGTAATGAAGCGTCTTTAAGTTTTCGCTATAGATAAAGTTCCCTCCATCAGTACCCCAAAGTGCAGGAAACTGAAGAATAAGTAGGGTTAACCAAGCCGGTTTTACATTTGGCATCACAATACTCCAAAAAATTCGATACTCACTCGCTCCATCAATTTTAGCCGCTTCCAATAATGCATCTGGAATTTGCTCCATAAATTGCTTCATCAAAAACAGGCCTAATGGAAATGCCAATGAAGGCACGATGATCGCGGCATGTGTATTGATCCACCCCAGCCATGAAATCACCATGTAGTTAGGTGTCGCTGTGACATGCCCTGAAAACATTAATGACAATACAACAATTGAAAAGAGTGTTTTCGAACCAAAAAATTTGTATTTAGATAGTGGATATGCTGCTGCAGATGCTAGTAAAATATGACCAACAGTACCAATGATAGTAATGAGCAGCGTATTGGTTATATATCGAGAAAGCGGTACCCACGAATTCCCCATGAGTGCAACTAAATCAGTAAAGTTGTCCGAGGTCGGATTATTCACAAAAAATCGTGGTGGAAATATAAACAATTCATCTAGTGGCTTAAAGGCATTATTCACGGCATAAATTAACGGTAGCATCATAAATGAACCGAACAAGGCAAGAATAACGAATAGTAAAAAGCTGACTGTAAATGATCGATTCAGCTTTTTAGGAGCTCGGAAACGAGCTAGCGTTTTTACGACCATCGTTACTCACCTATCTTTCTCAATAGCTTTTGCGTAATTATATTCGTCCCAATCATCATTCCAAACAGTACCGTTGCGATTGTGGATGCATAACCCATCTCAAAACGAATCGTTCCGTAATCCATAAGATGCGTTACAACTGTATGTGCTGCATAGTTGACACTAGGAAATCCAGCGAGTGCAATAGACACTTCAGCTACTGCGAACGATGCAGTGATTTGCATGACTGCACCGAACATCAGTTGTGGTCTCATCGATGGTAGTGTTATAAACCATAGCTCTTGCCATCTATTTTTGATGCCGTCCATAGCTGCAGCTTCAACAAGCGATTGATCAATCGTCTGTAATCCCGCAATAAAAGCTAAGAAACTTGTTCCTAAGCTTAACCATAGCTGTACGATCATAACGATAGCGAGAATATATTTTTCATCGGCTAGCCATTGAATCGGTTCAAGAATGATACCAACTTTCATTAGAAATCCATTTAGATATCCATAACTATCACCTGAAAATATGATTAACCAGATAAAGAACACATTTCCTGAAATCGAAGGTGCATAGAATACCAAGGTCATAAATGCACGAATCTTCGGTGAGAGCTCATTAATAATCCATGCAAAAATAAAACAGGCAATATAGCTTACTGGTCCCGTGATAATCGCAAATAAAAATGTGTTTTTTAATGCGATCATAAAGACATCATCATTCAGGAACAATCTCGAATAATTCTGCCAGCCTATAAATCGTGGAAATTCGAGCATATTAAAATAGAAGAAACTTAACACTAAAGAAAACACTACGGGTATGACGGTAAATGTAAAGAAAATAATCATGTACGGACTCATCATAAAATAGTAATGCTTATTTTTCTTGAACTCCTTCATAGCTTTAGTCCATCGCGATTCTTTCATCGTTTGGATAGAACTCTCTACGGTTTGATTCGTAGTTCCGACTTGCATACTTCCACCTCCAAACTAATAAGGTAAATTGAACTCTTTCCGTTTAATGGCGATTTCATCATTTATATACAAAATATAATCAGATAAAGCTTCTCGAGGATTCTCATTCCCGTTTACCACTTTTCTAAATGCATTATCCAAATGTCTACCTGTAAAATATCCACCAGGGACTTGTGGAATCCCCTCAACCCATTGCCACTGACTTTCAAGATGTACATAATCTTTAACTGGCCATGGCAATTCTTTTAGTGCTTCAATATTCGCGGTTGGATATCGTGCTGCTTCACCCATCAATCCTTCCATTTCACGTCCATATTGAATTTGCGTTTCTTTGGACGTCCACCATTTCAAAAACTCCCATGCAGATTCCTTATCTTCAGCATTCTCAAGCATCATCACAGCACTCGTTGAGCTCGCTACTTGATGATTGATCGTACCATCCTCTCGAACCGTACCCGGAACGATTGTAAAGTCCCATAAACCTCGGATTTCAGGCGCCATGACCGTTAATGCGTTATAAGTGGTATAATCTGCAATGCCAATTGGCATTTCACCCGTACGGAATCGATTAGGAAAATCAGCTTGTAGTGGGAACTTGTAGTTGGTGTAGAATTGTGACCACTTCTTAAACATTTCCATAGAAACCTCGGAATCAAATAAACTTCTTGTTCCGTTTTCATTATAAAAAGCTCCGCCGTTTTGATAAAGCAGCATCGCAAAAGTTGCGTTTGGTACAATGCTTGCATTATTCGTTGGATTATCAAGCGGTAAATAGAACTCCAGATTATGCTTTTGCAATACGGAGATCATATTGTAAACATCTTGCCACGTCTTTGGTGGTTCTAGGTCAAGTTCTTGCAAAATGTCACTACGATAGAACAGCATGGGGAATGTTTGCTGCTCTGGTAATGCATATAACCCATCATTGTATTGATAAGGCACTAGAGCGCTATTTCGGAACCGTGTAGTGACTTCGTCATAATCGTCAAATTGCGTCAAATCGGCTGCAGCATTACGTAGCGCATAATTGATCGGCACATCCTCGCCAACTTGCATAGCTACATCTGGACCTTCATTAGCAAGCGTAGCAGGCAGCAATATATTACCGGCAACTAGCCTAAGCTGTACGGAAATGTCTGTATCAGGCGTAAATGTTTCATCGATTAACCCCTTCAATACTTGAGCTTGGTCTCGGCCAGTAGTAACCCAGACTGTAATTGAACGGTCACTTTCTTTCGTATTTCCAATGCTGTCATAGTCTTCTGTATACGAAGCTAGCAATGCACCTGCCTCATGCTTCACTTCATCAAGTACAGAAGCGTTAGCTTTAGGAAGCTGTACATTAGGAGAAGATACGACCAAATAATCTAGCGTAAGCGGTTGTTCTTTCACGGTTAGTATCCATGTGCCTAAACTTCCGACATTGAGTTTGAACGTTTTTAACCTTTTTGCAATCGTGTCAGGATATTCCACCATATCGTTCAATTGATGAACAAGAGAGTGTAAGGCAGATACTTTATCACTACGTTCGCCTGTCATTTGTTCAAGATAGTCTGCTACACTTTGAATGATTTCTGCTTGTTCAGATAACACATCTAGCATGTCTGGAATTCGTTTTTCCAATTGATAATCTCGATATGGGTCAGGTGAATTAGACGTAATCATCAGTATCTTGCGATACATATCATTAAGCTGTAGCACACTAGATTCGATCGTTCGAAGTAATGGTGCAATGTCACCGAGCGAAACCATTAATCGTATATTGTGTGTCCCTTTATTTAAATGGAATAAATAGGGTTCATCTTCACCTAATACATCCATCTGCCAATCGGTCTTATAATTAAAATGAATTCGTTTCATTTCTTCGAAAGGATACTCTCCATCAATCATTAAGCTCCGAGTTGCATATATCCCTCTTAGCTGATCTTGCTTCCGTTTTAAACCAATTTGATACAATCCATCTTCCTCTACTTCAACTTCCCATTCTATCCACTGACCCGGGAGTTTCCAATTGACTCCTCCAATTGTATTGATTTTAAGCTTAGACACATGATATGGCTCAACAGAAGAACTAGATCTATCCGTAAGTGGATATAACGTAGGGGATGATTTGTAGTTAGCATCCTCTGCTTGAGCAACAATATATTGGTCCGAAGTTGGCTGAACCCCATTTGAATCGTATTCATTATTTAATTGCACGTACGTTAATAGTTCCTTTTCCTGATAGAGCTCAATGTAATCAATGGCCATTGGTTCTCTTAACGCATTCAAAGAAATCGTTTGTTTACCTTTTTCAAAATAGAATAAATACGGTTCTTCATAATAACCCTCACCATCAATAAAATCTGCTATTTGCCACTTAGGTTTCTCCACTTGTCTTGGGCGAAGATCGTTCCCTCTGTCGTCCTGCTTAATTTCATCGCTTAAATTGCCCCATACGCGATCAAACATCAGAATATCTGCACCTCTAAACGGTACCTCTTGATTTATAGTAAACTCTCTTTCAATCGCAGAGCTCTTCCCTTCAATGGGGTAGTAATGAACTCTGATATTATATAGCCCTACCTGTTCGAGTTGAAGGTTCCAAGTAATAGATCCTGTTTCCGGTGTAATCACTGCCTGACCAGCTAATCCCTCATATTGATCAACAATTTCAAAACCTTCCCCAACCGTTTCAAGGAAGTCTTCTCCCTCAATGCGAATAACCTCGGCTGGTCGTTTTGCAGATATGTATTGATTCAAATATTGATCATAACCATCACCTTCAGAATCAGTTATTGCAGCAAAGTGGCTCATAGCTAAAGCTTGATGATTTTTCGATGAACTTGAAGGACTAAAAATAAATATAGATGTTACGATTAAGGTAAGAACTATGAAGAGGATCACGTAGTTCTTTTTTCTAATATTCAACTGCATACCCTCCTTACAAAAAAGAGATCAATTTCATTAATAGTCCCCAAATTAGATCAAATCTAACTGGGGACTGTTGATAATTAGTACCGAAGGTTACTATTTATAAATTTCATCAATTGCTGACTGAAGCGTTGCTTTATACTTTTCAACAACAGAAGATACTGAATTTCCTGTAGTTAACTCACCAAGGAAATCCCAATAAGGGAAGGAGGGGAATGTGTTATGGTCAAGAACCACCATTCCGTCTGCTGCAATGCGTGCATTATTGATGTCATCCTCATTTGTATAGTTACTCTCTAATGTAGCTTGAGATGGATAATCATACATAGATTCAATATCGTTGATTTTTTCCCATATATACATGATTTGTTCAGGATTTTCAACTGATTTCGGAATGGTTAAGGCTTGGTATAATGCTTCACCTGTATGATATGCGGAAGCACTTGGACCTTTAGGGAATGGAACAAAACCGATATCATAATCAGCCATATCTGTTTTTATACCCTCAACTTCATAACCAGCACCTACATACATTAATGTGTTACCTTGACGGAAAAATTGACTAGGTTCTGTCCAATCCCCACCTTCGGTAGGACGTATAAATTGTCCTGTAGCTAGACTAGATATAAAGTTCAATGCTTCTAATGTTTTTGGATCTTCTAAACTCTGTTCACCTCCATTAGTCAGCCCTGCTTCGTTGGAATATAGTGCTTGCTCTAGTAGACCACCTTGAGATAATCCCCAAATATCAAGCTTTCCATCATTATTTGTATCTTTATTAGCTTCTTTCGCTACTTGAATGAATGTCTCCCAATTCCAATTATCTTCATTCACGTAATCTTGAAGCCCCTTCAATCCTTGTTGATTCATAAGTGTACGGTTGTAATAAACACCTGCTATAAAGGAGCTTTGATCTTCAGTAAAACCGTAACCCTTACCTTCATACTGCATATACTCATTAGTTGTCTTTTGATTAAAGACATTCGCATTGGTTGTATACTCATCAATCGGCCAAAGTAAATCTTGTTTAACCAATGTTGGAACCGTATATGTTTTACCTAACCTGACAATATCGCCAAGTGGCTCCCCTGCCATCAGCGATGCAACGACCTTCGATTGATACTCGCCATAATCAATAGCGACATATTCAATATTGAAATTATGTTTTGCCTTTAATGCTTCTAAATTCTCTTTACGTTGGATACTGTCTGGGTTATCTTCTCCAATGGTCATATCCCACCATGAAACAACTTTAAGCGTTCTTCCACCCATATCAAAATCCATTTCAGGTGTTGCATTTGGGTTCTCATTAACTACTTCAACATCTTCACTCGGTACAACATCTGTTACCACTGGCTCACTTGATTGTTCAGGAGCACCATTATTTGCTGAATTACCACTTGTTGAATTCCCGCTACAAGCAGATATTACTAAAACAAATACAAGACACAGCATCATTAACAACCTATTTTTATTTAACATTTTCTTCCC
Coding sequences within:
- a CDS encoding carbohydrate ABC transporter permease, with amino-acid sequence MQVGTTNQTVESSIQTMKESRWTKAMKEFKKNKHYYFMMSPYMIIFFTFTVIPVVFSLVLSFFYFNMLEFPRFIGWQNYSRLFLNDDVFMIALKNTFLFAIITGPVSYIACFIFAWIINELSPKIRAFMTLVFYAPSISGNVFFIWLIIFSGDSYGYLNGFLMKVGIILEPIQWLADEKYILAIVMIVQLWLSLGTSFLAFIAGLQTIDQSLVEAAAMDGIKNRWQELWFITLPSMRPQLMFGAVMQITASFAVAEVSIALAGFPSVNYAAHTVVTHLMDYGTIRFEMGYASTIATVLFGMMIGTNIITQKLLRKIGE
- a CDS encoding YIP1 family protein, with protein sequence MSTWSKELIKYPFNLITHPFNGFWDLKYENNKKDNLFISFVVLFLLVITNILHSQYSGFLVHIYNPKGMNSIMEIVYVVVPVLFWSIANWSLTTLMDGEGKFVEIFNSTCFALIPLVIINFPWIWLSNVIALEETTFYYFSTSFAVLWFVFLLFVGNMTIHQYTPFKAIVTMLLTVVAMGFMAFLCLLFFSLVQQIISFVSVIYQEIVMRN
- a CDS encoding carbohydrate ABC transporter permease: MVVKTLARFRAPKKLNRSFTVSFLLFVILALFGSFMMLPLIYAVNNAFKPLDELFIFPPRFFVNNPTSDNFTDLVALMGNSWVPLSRYITNTLLITIIGTVGHILLASAAAYPLSKYKFFGSKTLFSIVVLSLMFSGHVTATPNYMVISWLGWINTHAAIIVPSLAFPLGLFLMKQFMEQIPDALLEAAKIDGASEYRIFWSIVMPNVKPAWLTLLILQFPALWGTDGGNFIYSENLKTLHYALGQIIQGGIARAGVGAAVALILMVVPITLFVISQSSVIQTMATSGMKE
- a CDS encoding extracellular solute-binding protein is translated as MLNKNRLLMMLCLVFVLVISACSGNSTSGNSANNGAPEQSSEPVVTDVVPSEDVEVVNENPNATPEMDFDMGGRTLKVVSWWDMTIGEDNPDSIQRKENLEALKAKHNFNIEYVAIDYGEYQSKVVASLMAGEPLGDIVRLGKTYTVPTLVKQDLLWPIDEYTTNANVFNQKTTNEYMQYEGKGYGFTEDQSSFIAGVYYNRTLMNQQGLKGLQDYVNEDNWNWETFIQVAKEANKDTNNDGKLDIWGLSQGGLLEQALYSNEAGLTNGGEQSLEDPKTLEALNFISSLATGQFIRPTEGGDWTEPSQFFRQGNTLMYVGAGYEVEGIKTDMADYDIGFVPFPKGPSASAYHTGEALYQALTIPKSVENPEQIMYIWEKINDIESMYDYPSQATLESNYTNEDDINNARIAADGMVVLDHNTFPSFPYWDFLGELTTGNSVSSVVEKYKATLQSAIDEIYK
- a CDS encoding extracellular solute-binding protein, producing the protein MNIRKKNYVILFIVLTLIVTSIFIFSPSSSSKNHQALAMSHFAAITDSEGDGYDQYLNQYISAKRPAEVIRIEGEDFLETVGEGFEIVDQYEGLAGQAVITPETGSITWNLQLEQVGLYNIRVHYYPIEGKSSAIEREFTINQEVPFRGADILMFDRVWGNLSDEIKQDDRGNDLRPRQVEKPKWQIADFIDGEGYYEEPYLFYFEKGKQTISLNALREPMAIDYIELYQEKELLTYVQLNNEYDSNGVQPTSDQYIVAQAEDANYKSSPTLYPLTDRSSSSVEPYHVSKLKINTIGGVNWKLPGQWIEWEVEVEEDGLYQIGLKRKQDQLRGIYATRSLMIDGEYPFEEMKRIHFNYKTDWQMDVLGEDEPYLFHLNKGTHNIRLMVSLGDIAPLLRTIESSVLQLNDMYRKILMITSNSPDPYRDYQLEKRIPDMLDVLSEQAEIIQSVADYLEQMTGERSDKVSALHSLVHQLNDMVEYPDTIAKRLKTFKLNVGSLGTWILTVKEQPLTLDYLVVSSPNVQLPKANASVLDEVKHEAGALLASYTEDYDSIGNTKESDRSITVWVTTGRDQAQVLKGLIDETFTPDTDISVQLRLVAGNILLPATLANEGPDVAMQVGEDVPINYALRNAAADLTQFDDYDEVTTRFRNSALVPYQYNDGLYALPEQQTFPMLFYRSDILQELDLEPPKTWQDVYNMISVLQKHNLEFYLPLDNPTNNASIVPNATFAMLLYQNGGAFYNENGTRSLFDSEVSMEMFKKWSQFYTNYKFPLQADFPNRFRTGEMPIGIADYTTYNALTVMAPEIRGLWDFTIVPGTVREDGTINHQVASSTSAVMMLENAEDKESAWEFLKWWTSKETQIQYGREMEGLMGEAARYPTANIEALKELPWPVKDYVHLESQWQWVEGIPQVPGGYFTGRHLDNAFRKVVNGNENPREALSDYILYINDEIAIKRKEFNLPY